In Deinococcus irradiatisoli, the genomic stretch GCGCCCGCAGCGCCGCGTTGCCGCCGAGCATCGGGTCGACCTGATAGTAGTCGTGGGTGTGGTAGCGGTGGTTGCTGGCCGATTGAAACACCGGGCAGAAATACAGGGCGTTCACGCCCAGGCCCTGGATATGGTCGAGGTGCTCGATGACGCCCCACAAATCGCCGCCCATGTAGGCATGAAAAGTGGGCGGCGTGCCCCAGGCCTGAAGGTGCAGGTGCGGGTTCTGGCGCTCACTGCGGGCGAATCGGTCAGGGAAGATCTGGTAGAAGATGGCGTCTTTGACCCATTCTGGTGTGCGAATATCCACGCGCACGAGTCTACCTTGCCAGGTGGTCAATTCGTCTGGAGCCGGGAATTCACAGTTCGGGGGACACCTGGGCATGGTGGGCCAGCAGCCAGGTGGCGGCTTCTTGCGGCGTGGTGACGTCGCCCATGGCGGCGGCCTCGGCCAGGGCACGGCTGAGTTGGCCCACTTCCGGCCCCGGCGAGAGCCCCAGCAGGGCCATGATCTGGTGCCCGCTCAGCAGCGGTGGCGGCGGGGCAGGCCGCTCCTCCAGGGCCGCGAGTACCCGCTCGAAGCCTAGCTGGTAGGCGCGGCGGGTGGCGGGCGAACTGCTCGGCCCGCGCGAGGCTTCGCGGTCGGCCAGCATCAGGCCCAGCAGATCGGGCAGCAAGTCGCGGCGGCGGTGAACGAAGCGGGCAGCCTCGCGCTCGCTGGCCGGCAGATGTACCATGTGAGCGCGCACCAGGGCCGAGGCCCGCTCGGTCAGGGCGCGGCTTTGCTTGAGACGACCCAGCAGCCCGGCGGTGAGCTCGGCGCCGAGTTCGGCGTGGCTGTAGTAGGTAGTCCGGCCGGTGCGGGGATTGGTGCCCTGGGTGCGCGGCTTGCCCACGTCGTGCAGTAGGGTGGCCCAACGCAGTGCCAGGTCGCTGTCGGGAAAACGCAGCGTCAGCTGGTGCAGCGCCTCAATGTTGTGGTAGAGCACGTCCAGATGGTGAAAGCCGCCCTGAATGACGCCTTGGCCCTCGGCGAGTTCCGGCAGGTAAAGGGGTAGTAAGTTCAGGTCGCGCAGCAGCGAGACGCCTGCCGCGGCGTTCTCGCTCAGGAGCAGGGCATTGAGTTCGGTGCCCAGGCGCTCGGCAGCCGGCAGCGGCCAGCCCTGCTGCGCGGCCTCGACGGCGAGGCGCTGCACGGTGGAGCGGGTCTGGGCTTCCAGGGTAAACCGCAGGGTGGCGCACAGCCGCACGGCCCTGAGGAGGCGC encodes the following:
- a CDS encoding HD domain-containing protein; this translates as MFGRPKLPDFPPRAVLVGGAARDLLRGAVPKDYDWAAPDPALAARNLAGERGAAFPLDEGRQHWRAVIDGVQHDFVPLPGDLSAELRRRDFTVNALALDQRGRVTDPTGGQRDLKRRSLRMVSEQNLRDDPLRLLRAVRLCATLRFTLEAQTRSTVQRLAVEAAQQGWPLPAAERLGTELNALLLSENAAAGVSLLRDLNLLPLYLPELAEGQGVIQGGFHHLDVLYHNIEALHQLTLRFPDSDLALRWATLLHDVGKPRTQGTNPRTGRTTYYSHAELGAELTAGLLGRLKQSRALTERASALVRAHMVHLPASEREAARFVHRRRDLLPDLLGLMLADREASRGPSSSPATRRAYQLGFERVLAALEERPAPPPPLLSGHQIMALLGLSPGPEVGQLSRALAEAAAMGDVTTPQEAATWLLAHHAQVSPEL